In one Pseudomonadota bacterium genomic region, the following are encoded:
- the phnF gene encoding phosphonate metabolism transcriptional regulator PhnF, translated as MSDTPAKTPVWKAIANALRGDLSEGRYAPGDKLPTEATLAERFGVNRHTVRHGISALVEEGLIRTRRGAGAFVAAKPTDYPIGKRTRFTENLRRAGREPSRETRSLGVRAATESEAALLAIAPGAPVLATHGRSLADGQPLSMSESIYPHDRLPGLAASLEEQRGVTHALRRVGVTDYTRASTRITAVTADAVQASVLEIVEGAPLIRTSFLNVDLEGVPVEFGRTWFAGDRVTLTLEDEVPPAE; from the coding sequence TTGAGTGACACACCTGCCAAAACGCCTGTCTGGAAAGCCATCGCCAACGCCCTGCGCGGCGACCTGTCGGAAGGGCGCTATGCCCCTGGCGACAAGCTCCCCACCGAGGCCACGCTGGCCGAACGCTTTGGGGTGAATCGCCACACGGTACGTCACGGAATTTCGGCCCTTGTCGAAGAAGGATTGATCCGGACGCGGCGAGGGGCGGGCGCCTTCGTCGCCGCGAAACCCACCGACTACCCCATCGGTAAACGCACGCGATTCACGGAGAACCTACGCCGAGCGGGGCGGGAGCCATCGCGGGAAACGCGTTCCCTCGGCGTGCGCGCGGCGACTGAATCAGAGGCGGCTCTCTTAGCCATCGCTCCCGGCGCGCCGGTCCTCGCCACTCATGGGCGCAGCCTGGCCGACGGTCAGCCGCTCAGCATGTCGGAATCGATCTACCCTCATGATCGCCTGCCTGGGCTGGCAGCTTCGCTGGAAGAGCAAAGGGGTGTCACCCATGCGCTGCGCCGAGTTGGCGTCACCGATTACACTCGCGCATCGACACGCATCACGGCGGTGACGGCAGATGCGGTGCAAGCGTCGGTGCTCGAGATCGTAGAAGGCGCGCCGCTGATCCGCACGAGCTTTCTCAATGTTGACCTTGAGGGCGTCCCCGTGGAATTCGGGCGGACGTGGTTTGCGGGCGACCGTGTAACCCTGACACTGGAGGACGAGGTGCCCCCGGCTGAGTGA